One region of Osmia lignaria lignaria isolate PbOS001 chromosome 7, iyOsmLign1, whole genome shotgun sequence genomic DNA includes:
- the LOC117604379 gene encoding aminomethyltransferase, mitochondrial — translation MLRFGVRGQPICLDNIEKCFETIGGIRESSNFAAISRTSAKHAVPKCRSRCLIDLKANGTECRRLSTTTQAPEPRKTSLYDFHVKNRGKMVDFSGWLLPVQYQEAIAASHQHTRTFASLFDVSHMMQTRVSGRDATDFLESLTTSDLKNLKNGCAVLTVFTNENGGILDDLIITKDDESTYFVVSNAGRRAEDSNLLFQRQKEFRAQKKSVHLEFLDPEEQSLVALQGPTAASVLQSILKINLSYLKFMNSVETELLGNEIRITRCGYTGEDGFEISMPSEIAPQLVETILATSDTKLAGLGARDSLRLEAGLCLYGHDIDENTTPVEASLTWLVAKRRRAEANFPGAQRILSQIKSSPSKKRVGLTIVHGPPAREGACILTPEGERVGKITSGGPSPTLGRSIAMGYVPTELSQCGHGVLVEVRGKTYKATVTKMPFVKTNYYTAK, via the exons ATGCTTCGTTTCGGTGTACGCGGCCAGCCAATTTGCTTGGACAATATCGAGAAATGTTTCGAGACGATAGGAGGCATACGGGAATCGTCTAATTTCGCTGCGATCTCGAGGACCAGCGCGAAACACGCCGTCCCAAAGTGCCGTTCGAGATGTTTGATCGATTTGAAAGCAAACGGAACCGAATGCCGTCGTTTGTCGACGACCACGCAGGCGCCTGAGCCAAGGAAAACTAGTCTGTACGATTTTCACGTGAAAAATCGAG GTAAAATGGTCGATTTCTCGGGTTGGTTGTTACCAGTCCAGTATCAAGAAGCGATAGCTGCATCGCATCAACACACGAGAACGTTCGCGTCGCTTTTCGACGTCAGTCACATGATGCAGACACGAGTTTCCGGTCGCGACGCCACCGATTTCTTAGAATCCCTAACTACCAGCGATCTGAAGAACCTGAAGAACGGTTGCGCGGTTCTTACGGTGTTCACAAACGAAAACGGGGGCATCCTCGACGATCTGATCATCACGAAAGACGACGAGAGCACATACTTCGTGGTATCGAATGCCGGAAGACGGGCAGAAGATTCTAATTTACTGTTTCAACGACAG AAAGAATTCAGAGCCCAAAAGAAATCAGTGCACCTAGAGTTCTTAGATCCCGAGGAACAGAGTTTAGTTGCATTGCAAGGACCTACCGCAGCATCGGTTCTACAGTctatattaaaaatcaatttgaGTTACTTGAAATTCATGAACAGCGTAGAGACCGAACTGTTAGGGAATGAAATCAGAATAACTCGATGTGGATACACAGGTGAAGATGGTTTTGAGATCTCTATGCCGTCTGAAATTGCACCTCAACTGGTGGAAACGATCTTAGCAACGTCTGACACGAAACTGGCCGGTCTAGGGGCCAGAGATAGTTTAAG ACTAGAAGCAGGCCTTTGCCTCTATGGACACGATATCGATGAAAATACAACTCCAGTCGAGGCTAGTCTTACTTGGCTAGTAG cCAAGAGAAGAAGAGCAGAGGCAAACTTTCCAGGTGCTCAGAGAATACTGTCGCAGATCAAATCGAGCCCTAGTAAAAAACGAGTAGGATTGACGATAGTACACGGACCGCCAGCTAGAGAGGGTGCGTGTATATTAACACCGGAAGGTGAACGGGTAGGTAAGATCACATCCGGTGGCCCTAGTCCAACCCTTGGACGCTCTATCGCTATGGGGTACGTTCCTACGGAACTATCTCAATGCGGTCATGGAGTATTGGTCGAAGTTCGTGGGAAAACTTACAAAGCTACCGTCACAAAAATGCCTTTCGTCAAGACGAACTATTACACTGCAAAGTGA
- the LOC117604596 gene encoding protein FAM136A — protein MLEEQQQRYKDQTSKVVEEINKPIRKMQGDAYRCAANCCDNEKYSMQHLQDCVENCTDSWDRAQKYVGGELERVQNRLQRCFMDCYDKIKDQVGPNPSQRDMDIYKDQMDKCSTKCLDNYCEMLPTLEKRIKEVLAERKYE, from the exons ATGcttgaagaacaacaacaacgatACAAAGATCAGACAAGTAAAGTAGtcgaagaaattaataaaccaATAAGAAAAATGCAG GGTGATGCATATAGATGTGCAGCGAATTGTTGTGATAATGAAAAGTATAGCATGCAACATTTACAGGACTGTGTAGAAAATTGCACAGATTCATGGGATAGAGCACAAAAATACGTCGGTGGAGAACTTGAAAGGGTGCAG AATCGATTACAAAGATGTTTTATGGATTgctatgataaaataaaagatcaaGTTGGACCAAATCCATCACAGCGTGATATGGATATATATAAAGATCAAATGGATAAATGTTCAACAAAATGCTTAGATAATTATTGTGAAATGTTACCTActttagaaaaaagaataaaagaagttCTAGCTGAAAGAAAGTATGAAtag
- the LOC117604595 gene encoding DAZ-associated protein 2 isoform X2, which produces MTDKKAYPVTPHPPTGFVPAPAQPATYGGTLAGAAPYGVFPNQPQLYAAQGPPPPTYDQTLTHPMMYQPMYGQGYPGYLAGSCYPAYGPLQYYPPLAAAAAYYPAMQPPVRPPTLVMPNGFDATNRFDSISQPVLPPPPTVPNAAQLAAMASHSVAISQKKNFLGGGTEGGYTF; this is translated from the exons ATGACCGACAAGAAAG CGTACCCGGTGACACCTCATCCACCAACAGGTTTTGTCCCTGCGCCGGCACAACCTGCTACCTACGGTGGTACAC TTGCAGGTGCCGCACCGTATGGAGTGTTTCCTAATCAACCACAACTTTATGCAGCGCAAGGTCCACCACCGCCTACATATGATCAAACTCTTACCCATCCGATG ATGTATCAACCTATGTATGGTCAAGGATATCCAGGATACTTAGCGGGCTCATGTTATCCTGCCTATGGGCCATTGCAATATTATCCCCCGTTGGCTGCAGCTGCAGCGTATTACCCAGCGATGCAGCCTCCAGTTAGACCTCCTACACTTGTGATGCCC AATGGGTTCGATGCTACCAATCGATTTGATAGTATCTCACAACCCGTCTTGCCACCGCCACCAACAGTTCCAAATGCGGCCCAATTAGCTGCAATGGCAAGCCACAGTGTGGCTATATCGCAAAAGAAAAACTTCCTAGGAGGAGGAACAGAAGGCGGTTACACCTTTTG A
- the LOC117604595 gene encoding DAZ-associated protein 2 isoform X1 translates to MTDKKAYPVTPHPPTGFVPAPAQPATYGGTLAGAAPYGVFPNQPQLYAAQGPPPPTYDQTLTHPMMYQPMYGQGYPGYLAGSCYPAYGPLQYYPPLAAAAAYYPAMQPPVRPPTLVMPNGFDATNRFDSISQPVLPPPPTVPNAAQLAAMASHSVAISQKKNFLGGGTEGGYTFW, encoded by the exons ATGACCGACAAGAAAG CGTACCCGGTGACACCTCATCCACCAACAGGTTTTGTCCCTGCGCCGGCACAACCTGCTACCTACGGTGGTACAC TTGCAGGTGCCGCACCGTATGGAGTGTTTCCTAATCAACCACAACTTTATGCAGCGCAAGGTCCACCACCGCCTACATATGATCAAACTCTTACCCATCCGATG ATGTATCAACCTATGTATGGTCAAGGATATCCAGGATACTTAGCGGGCTCATGTTATCCTGCCTATGGGCCATTGCAATATTATCCCCCGTTGGCTGCAGCTGCAGCGTATTACCCAGCGATGCAGCCTCCAGTTAGACCTCCTACACTTGTGATGCCC AATGGGTTCGATGCTACCAATCGATTTGATAGTATCTCACAACCCGTCTTGCCACCGCCACCAACAGTTCCAAATGCGGCCCAATTAGCTGCAATGGCAAGCCACAGTGTGGCTATATCGCAAAAGAAAAACTTCCTAGGAGGAGGAACAGAAGGCGGTTACACCTTTTGGTAA
- the LOC117604595 gene encoding DAZ-associated protein 2 isoform X3, whose amino-acid sequence MTDKKVAGAAPYGVFPNQPQLYAAQGPPPPTYDQTLTHPMMYQPMYGQGYPGYLAGSCYPAYGPLQYYPPLAAAAAYYPAMQPPVRPPTLVMPNGFDATNRFDSISQPVLPPPPTVPNAAQLAAMASHSVAISQKKNFLGGGTEGGYTFW is encoded by the exons ATGACCGACAAGAAAG TTGCAGGTGCCGCACCGTATGGAGTGTTTCCTAATCAACCACAACTTTATGCAGCGCAAGGTCCACCACCGCCTACATATGATCAAACTCTTACCCATCCGATG ATGTATCAACCTATGTATGGTCAAGGATATCCAGGATACTTAGCGGGCTCATGTTATCCTGCCTATGGGCCATTGCAATATTATCCCCCGTTGGCTGCAGCTGCAGCGTATTACCCAGCGATGCAGCCTCCAGTTAGACCTCCTACACTTGTGATGCCC AATGGGTTCGATGCTACCAATCGATTTGATAGTATCTCACAACCCGTCTTGCCACCGCCACCAACAGTTCCAAATGCGGCCCAATTAGCTGCAATGGCAAGCCACAGTGTGGCTATATCGCAAAAGAAAAACTTCCTAGGAGGAGGAACAGAAGGCGGTTACACCTTTTGGTAA
- the LOC117604306 gene encoding putative ATP-dependent RNA helicase DDX23, with product MAHDKKTVRRSRSRERDRDRERERERRDRRRSRSRSKDRKKDRKRSRSRERSRERDRSREKDRDRSRERRESKDKSKDDKKRKPSPIFVLDDENKKDNKNEQKKEEEEGEEKTKSLPKKEPLSLEELLAKKKAEEEARAKPKFLTKEERAALALQKRQEEVEAMRKQQEEARKSFFHNENTGKDREWDDRDRRREGQRAREEEIKDKDKEKEVEAIKERYLGLVKKKRRVRRLNDRKFVFDWDTSEDTSVDYNSIYKERHQVQFFGRGNLAGIDIKAQKRDQSKFYGELLEKRRTEAEKEQEKMRLKKVKRKEEKQKWDDRHWSEKALHEMTERDWRIFREDYNITIKGGRIPDPIRSWKESGFPKEILDIIDKVGYKDLTPIQRQAIPIGLQNRDIIGVAETGSGKTLAFLIPLLLWITSLPKIERLEEADQGPYSIILAPTRELAQQIEEETNKFGQPLGIRTVVVVGGLSREEQGFRLRMGCEIVIATPGRLIDVLENRYLVLNQCTYIVLDEADRMIDMGFEPDVQKILEYMPVTNLKPDNEDAENEEKLLANYNTKKKYRQTVMFTATMPPAVERLARTYLRRPAVVYIGSVGKPTERTEQIVHIMGEADKRKKLMEILSRGVEPPVIIFVNQKKGADVLARGLEKLGYNACTLHGGKGQEQREYALASLKSGSKDILVATDVAGRGIDIKDVSMVINYDMAKTIEDYTHRIGRTGRAGKAGLAISFCTKDDSHLFYDLKQTILSSPISTCPPELLNHPDAQHKPGTVVTKKRREEKIFA from the exons ATGGCTCATGATAAAAAGACTGTAAGACGAAGTCGGTCGCGTGAACGTGATCGCGATCGTGAAAGAGAACGAGAACGACGAGATCGAAGGCGATCAAGAAGCCGATCAAAAGATCGAAAAAAGGATAGGAAACGATCGAGATCACGAGAACGATCAAGAGAAAGGGATAGATCCCGTGAAAAAGATCGGGATAGATCAAGAGAAAGACGAGAATCTAAAGATAAATCAAAAGATGATAAAAAACGTAAACCAAGTCCTATATTTGTCTTagacgatgaaaataaaaaggacaacaagaatgaacaaaaaaaggaggaagaggaaggtgAAGAAAAGACAAAATCTCTTCCAAAGAAGGAACCGCTCAGTTTGGAAGAATTGTTAGCTAAAAAGAAAGCAGAGGAGGAAGCACGTGCTAAACCAAAATTTTTAACTAAAGAAGAACGTGCTGCTTTAGCATTGCAAAAGCGACAAGAAGAAGTTGAAGCTATGAGAAAGCAACAAGAGGAAGCACGAAAATCTTTCTTTCATAATGAAAATACTGGAAAAGATAGAGAATGGGATGATAGGGATAG GCGTAGAGAAGGCCAACGCGCGAGAGAAGAGGAAATTAAGGACAAAGATAAGGAGAAAGAAGTAGAAGCTATTAAGGAGCGTTATTTAGGATTGGTAAAGAAAAAACGTCGTGTTAGAAGActaaatgatagaaaatttgTGTTTGATTGGGATACTTCAGAGGATACATCTGTTGACTATAACAGTATTTATAAAGAAAGGCATCAGGTTCAATTCTTTGGTAGAGGAAATCTTGCTGGTATAGATATCAAAGCACAAAAACGAGATCAAAGCAAATTTTATGGAGAGCTTCTAGAGAAAAGAAGAACAgaagcagaaaaagaacaagagaA aaTGAGATTGAAAAAGGTGAAACGTAAAGAAGAGAAGCAGAAGTGGGATGATAGACATTGGTCAGAGAAAGCCTTACACGAGATGACAGAAAGAGATTGGCGTATATTTAGAGAGGATTATAATATCACAATAAAAGGAGGACGTATTCCTGATCCTATTAGGTCCTGGAAAGAATCAGGATTTCCAAAAGAAATTCTTGACATTATTGATAAAGTGGGGTACAAAGACTTAACGCCTATTCAAAGACAAGCTATTCCTATCGGATTGCAAAATCGCGATATTATTGGCGTTGCTGAAACCGGATCTGGAAAAACCCTGGCATTCTTAATTCCTCTATTATTATGGATTACCAGTTTACCAAAGATCGAAAGATTAGAAGAAGCAGATCAGGGTCCTTACAGTATAATCTTAGCACCAACCCG TGAGTTGGCTCAGCAAATTGAAGAAGAGACAAATAAATTTGGGCAACCACTAGGTATAAGAACAGTCGTCGTTGTTGGTGGGCTTTCTAGAGAAGAACAAGGATTTAGATTAAGAATGGGTTGTGAG ATTGTAATAGCCACACCAGGACGTTTGATAGACGTATTAGAAAATCGATACTTGGTTTtaaatcagtgtacatatattgTATTGGATGAAGCTGATAGAATGATAGATATGGGTTTTGAACCAG ATGTTcaaaaaattttggaatataTGCCAGTTACAAATCTAAAACCGGACAATGAAGATgccgaaaatgaagaaaaactaTTAGCCAATTATAATACGAAGAAAAAATACAGACAG ACTGTAATGTTTACAGCAACTATGCCTCCTGCGGTAGAAAGACTAGCCAGAACTTACTTAAGGCGGCCCGCGGTTGTATATATTGGTAGCGTGGGCAAACCAACAGAAAGAACAGAACAAATTGTTCATATAATGGGAGAAGCTGATAAACGCAAGAAACTTATGGAAATACTTAGCAGAGGTGTTGAACCACCAGTTATTATATTCGTTAATCAAAAGAAGGGCGCTGATGTTCTTGCAAGAGGTCTAGAAAAACTAGGC tatAATGCTTGTACCCTTCATGGTGGTAAAGGGCAAGAACAGAGAGAATATGCGCTTGCATCTCTTAAGAGTGGAAGCAAAGATATATTAGTAGCTACCGATGTCGCAGGTCGTGGTATCGATATTAAAGACGTATCTATGGTTATTAATTATGATATGGCTAAGACTATAGAAG ATTATACACATCGTATTGGTAGAACTGGTCGTGCAGGAAAAGCTGGTCTTGCTATTTCATTCTGTACAAAGGATGATAGTCACCTGTTCTATGATCTAAAACAAACAATCCTTTCGAGTCCAATATCTACCTGTCCTCCTGAATTGTTGAATCATCCAGACGCTCAACACAAACCTGGCACAGTAGTTACGAAAAAACGTCGAGAAGAGAAAATATTTGCCTAA
- the LOC117604307 gene encoding testicular acid phosphatase homolog isoform X2, with protein MRHGDRAPQDTYPNDPYVNNSMEPYGWGQLTNEGRRNQYNQGLFLRERYSHFLGPTYSPDIFYLQCTAVDRTKMSAMLEAAALWKPNEKQSFKPDLPWQPVTLFYQPRSEDTLMLIWDTCPKYTKLRQTVNSLPEVQKVQEDNKQLYKKLTNLTGMVISNPADVGSLYSTLTAEKHMKLTLPEWTNDYYPDKLIPLTLYDLQLNVYNDPLKRLKGGPFLKKIVIDMLAKKDNTLKPQERKMFMYIGHDSSIVSLLDVMHVWNNQIPNYNIMTMIELHEDSCGWNVQVFLRNTTEREPYRLTIPGCTTICPLEKFIHILKPMIPDNWEEECKVDGDYTLPPAPVP; from the exons ATGCGGCATGGGGACAGAGCACCACAGGATACTTATCCAAATGATCCTTATGTTAATAACTCAATGGAACCTTATGGTTGGGGTCAACTGACAAAT GAAGGACGAAGAAATCAGTACAATCAAGGACTTTTCTTACGAGAACGTTATAGTCATTTTCTGGGTCCAACGTACAGTCCCgacatattttatttacaatgtaCTGCGGTTGATCGTACAAAAATGTCTGCAATGTTGGAAGCAGCAGCTTTATGGAAACCAAACGAAAAACAGTCATTTAAGCCTGATCTACCTTGGCAACCTGTCACTTTATTCTATCAACCACGTTCAGAAGACACG TTGATGCTAATATGGGATACATGCCCAAAATATACCAAATTACGACAAACAGTTAATAGTTTACCGGAAGTTCAAAAAGTTCAAGAagataataaacaattgtacaaGAAATTAACAAACTTAACGGGTATGGTAATTTCAAATCCAGCTGACGTAGGTTCGCTTTATTCAACATTAACAGCAGAG aaacatATGAAATTAACTCTTCCCGAGTGGACTAATGATTATTATCCTGATAAATTAATACCATTAACATTATATGATCTCCAACTCAATGTATATAATGATCCTTTAAAAAGACTGAAAGGAGGACCTTTTCTTAAGAAGATTGTTATTGATATGCTGGCAAAAAAAGACAATACTTTAAAGCCTCAAGAAAGGAAAATGTTTATGTATATTGGTCATGACAGTTCTATTGTAAGTTTGTTAGATGTCATGCATGTATGGAATAATCAAATTCCGAATTACAATATCATGACAATGATTGAATTACATGAAGATAGTTGTGGATGGAATGTTCAG GTTTTCCTAAGAAATACCACTGAACGTGAACCGTATCGTTTGACGATTCCTGGATGTACAACAATTTGTCCTCTTGAAAAATTTATACACATTTTAAAACCCATGATACCAGACAATTGGGAAGAAGAATGTAAAGTCGATGGAGATTATACACTCCCACCCGCTCCAGTTCcttga
- the LOC117604307 gene encoding prostatic acid phosphatase isoform X3 has product MIIPKLLLFLATISFTLESPVQIKSPERSDDKDHEKAKSNTLRLVTIVMRHGDRAPQDTYPNDPYVNNSMEPYGWGQLTNEGRRNQYNQGLFLRERYSHFLGPTYSPDIFYLQCTAVDRTKMSAMLEAAALWKPNEKQSFKPDLPWQPVTLFYQPRSEDTKHMKLTLPEWTNDYYPDKLIPLTLYDLQLNVYNDPLKRLKGGPFLKKIVIDMLAKKDNTLKPQERKMFMYIGHDSSIVSLLDVMHVWNNQIPNYNIMTMIELHEDSCGWNVQVFLRNTTEREPYRLTIPGCTTICPLEKFIHILKPMIPDNWEEECKVDGDYTLPPAPVP; this is encoded by the exons ATGATTATACCTAAACTTCTACTCTTCTTGGCTACTATCAGTTTTACTTTAg AATCACCTGTACAAATTAAAAGCCCTGAGAGGAGTGACGATAAAGATCATGAAAAAGCTAAGAGTAATACGCTTCGTTTAGTTACAATA GTAATGCGGCATGGGGACAGAGCACCACAGGATACTTATCCAAATGATCCTTATGTTAATAACTCAATGGAACCTTATGGTTGGGGTCAACTGACAAAT GAAGGACGAAGAAATCAGTACAATCAAGGACTTTTCTTACGAGAACGTTATAGTCATTTTCTGGGTCCAACGTACAGTCCCgacatattttatttacaatgtaCTGCGGTTGATCGTACAAAAATGTCTGCAATGTTGGAAGCAGCAGCTTTATGGAAACCAAACGAAAAACAGTCATTTAAGCCTGATCTACCTTGGCAACCTGTCACTTTATTCTATCAACCACGTTCAGAAGACACG aaacatATGAAATTAACTCTTCCCGAGTGGACTAATGATTATTATCCTGATAAATTAATACCATTAACATTATATGATCTCCAACTCAATGTATATAATGATCCTTTAAAAAGACTGAAAGGAGGACCTTTTCTTAAGAAGATTGTTATTGATATGCTGGCAAAAAAAGACAATACTTTAAAGCCTCAAGAAAGGAAAATGTTTATGTATATTGGTCATGACAGTTCTATTGTAAGTTTGTTAGATGTCATGCATGTATGGAATAATCAAATTCCGAATTACAATATCATGACAATGATTGAATTACATGAAGATAGTTGTGGATGGAATGTTCAG GTTTTCCTAAGAAATACCACTGAACGTGAACCGTATCGTTTGACGATTCCTGGATGTACAACAATTTGTCCTCTTGAAAAATTTATACACATTTTAAAACCCATGATACCAGACAATTGGGAAGAAGAATGTAAAGTCGATGGAGATTATACACTCCCACCCGCTCCAGTTCcttga
- the LOC117604307 gene encoding prostatic acid phosphatase isoform X1 — MIIPKLLLFLATISFTLESPVQIKSPERSDDKDHEKAKSNTLRLVTIVMRHGDRAPQDTYPNDPYVNNSMEPYGWGQLTNEGRRNQYNQGLFLRERYSHFLGPTYSPDIFYLQCTAVDRTKMSAMLEAAALWKPNEKQSFKPDLPWQPVTLFYQPRSEDTLMLIWDTCPKYTKLRQTVNSLPEVQKVQEDNKQLYKKLTNLTGMVISNPADVGSLYSTLTAEKHMKLTLPEWTNDYYPDKLIPLTLYDLQLNVYNDPLKRLKGGPFLKKIVIDMLAKKDNTLKPQERKMFMYIGHDSSIVSLLDVMHVWNNQIPNYNIMTMIELHEDSCGWNVQVFLRNTTEREPYRLTIPGCTTICPLEKFIHILKPMIPDNWEEECKVDGDYTLPPAPVP; from the exons ATGATTATACCTAAACTTCTACTCTTCTTGGCTACTATCAGTTTTACTTTAg AATCACCTGTACAAATTAAAAGCCCTGAGAGGAGTGACGATAAAGATCATGAAAAAGCTAAGAGTAATACGCTTCGTTTAGTTACAATA GTAATGCGGCATGGGGACAGAGCACCACAGGATACTTATCCAAATGATCCTTATGTTAATAACTCAATGGAACCTTATGGTTGGGGTCAACTGACAAAT GAAGGACGAAGAAATCAGTACAATCAAGGACTTTTCTTACGAGAACGTTATAGTCATTTTCTGGGTCCAACGTACAGTCCCgacatattttatttacaatgtaCTGCGGTTGATCGTACAAAAATGTCTGCAATGTTGGAAGCAGCAGCTTTATGGAAACCAAACGAAAAACAGTCATTTAAGCCTGATCTACCTTGGCAACCTGTCACTTTATTCTATCAACCACGTTCAGAAGACACG TTGATGCTAATATGGGATACATGCCCAAAATATACCAAATTACGACAAACAGTTAATAGTTTACCGGAAGTTCAAAAAGTTCAAGAagataataaacaattgtacaaGAAATTAACAAACTTAACGGGTATGGTAATTTCAAATCCAGCTGACGTAGGTTCGCTTTATTCAACATTAACAGCAGAG aaacatATGAAATTAACTCTTCCCGAGTGGACTAATGATTATTATCCTGATAAATTAATACCATTAACATTATATGATCTCCAACTCAATGTATATAATGATCCTTTAAAAAGACTGAAAGGAGGACCTTTTCTTAAGAAGATTGTTATTGATATGCTGGCAAAAAAAGACAATACTTTAAAGCCTCAAGAAAGGAAAATGTTTATGTATATTGGTCATGACAGTTCTATTGTAAGTTTGTTAGATGTCATGCATGTATGGAATAATCAAATTCCGAATTACAATATCATGACAATGATTGAATTACATGAAGATAGTTGTGGATGGAATGTTCAG GTTTTCCTAAGAAATACCACTGAACGTGAACCGTATCGTTTGACGATTCCTGGATGTACAACAATTTGTCCTCTTGAAAAATTTATACACATTTTAAAACCCATGATACCAGACAATTGGGAAGAAGAATGTAAAGTCGATGGAGATTATACACTCCCACCCGCTCCAGTTCcttga
- the fest gene encoding wurstfest, whose product MIMIFQTLCMIGNEAINQDTHLFQSKYHLIASSSVEISTQIRVLVSLKRSTKSWDHRRKKKVLKTVSAVDRLNESGQTAVSKPRKSRRKKPKNAAANSKAKAMATPCGEHRKEIQKCNAQTGSQVVNQCSMSTIQNQTTSTAPMRPRSLYTAHSYHSQTDETNFQRYSEFSKYFEAPPSEQWGGLAGATAYSNSTGFWRQPRNCKTIAPFYEESCVYAENWREHDTDAAIVTTPHGTISLRLHNRIRVDMTIDRAVRVINLKNNIVLSLSGSGSTAALLHPNGRIYQYGSRVEILAHDAHGNNKYAKMWYKGVSFTSEQCALVYLVDTAGTRTTTDSFSDMSQDFSLSVFYSRSRHGSACLQEAAAALNAAQYWLTNEGVENWIVNNVRVSQTPDGLVRIARNSNKYQLRTSPSNGTASLTTPFLHCTASLGQTSHLFVRRGERRMHYDGTSFIVRNAGHSAGFDDNNQLKVY is encoded by the exons ATGATCATGATATTTCAAACGCTGTGCATGATT GGCAACGAAGCAATCAACCAAGACACTCATTTGTTTCAATCGAAATATCATCTAATCGCATCATCCTCAGTAGAAATCTCTACACAAATCCGAGTATTGGTTTCCTTGAAGCGATCCACGAAATCGTGGGAtcacagaagaaaaaaaaag GTACTTAAAACCGTTTCAGCCGTGGATCGCCTAAACGAGAGTGGTCAAACGGCGGTGTCGAAACCCCGGAAATCCCGTCGTAAGAAGCCAAAAAACGCGGCCGCCAATTCCAAG gcAAAAGCTATGGCAACTCCTTGCGGCGAACATCGAAAAGAAATCCAAAAGTGTAATGCTCAGACAGGAAGCCAAGTGGTGAACCAATGTTCTATGTCAACAATTCAAAATCAAACTACCTCAACGGCACCCATGCGACCCAGATCTCTTTACACGGCGCACAGTTATCACTCGCAGACAGATGAAACTAATTTTCAG CGATACAgtgaattttccaaatatttcgaAGCACCTCCGTCAGAACAGTGGGGCGGACTGGCTGGTGCAACAGCATATTCTAATTCAACAGGATTTTGGCGGCAACCACGTAATTGTAAAACGATTGCACCGTTCTATGAGGAATCGTGTGTCTATGCAGAAAACTGGCGTGAACATGACACTGATGCTGCGATCGTTACAACACCGCATGGTACAATTTCTCTGAGACTTCATAATAGGATTCGGGTTGACATGACGATCGATCGTGCAGTTAGAGTAATCAATCTTAAG AATAACATTGTACTATCGTTGAGTGGTTCTGGATCAACTGCAGCATTATTACATCCAAATGGAAGAATATATCAGTACGGTTCGCGAGTTGAAATCTTGGCCCACGATGCCCACGGCAATAACAA ATATGCAAAGATGTGGTATAAAGGAGTCAGCTTTACTTCAGAGCAGTGTGCTCTTGTGTATTTAGTTGATACGGCAGGGACGAGAACAACGACAGATTCATTTTCAGACATGAGCCAG GACTTTTCTTTAAGCGTTTTTTACTCTCGTTCTCGTCATGGTTCAGCATGTTTGCAAGAAGCTGCAGCTGCATTAAATGCTGCTCAATATTGGTTGACCAATGAGGGTGTGGAAAACTGGATTGTTAATAATGTTCGAGTTTCACAAACACCTGATGGTCTTGTTAG GATTGCACGTAACAGTAACAAGTATCAATTACGTACGTCACCTAGTAATGGAACAGCTTCATTGACAACGCCATTTTTACATTGTACCGCATCCCTGGGTCAGACGTCTCATCTTTTTGTACGTCGAGGTGAACGACGCATGCACTACGATGGAACCAGTTTTATCGTACGAAATGCAGGTCACAGTGCTGGATTTGATGATAATAATCAACTAaaagtttattaa